GGCGACGACCAGTTCTGGCGCGATGCCATGTTCCGTCCACACCCGTTCTGCCGTCCGCGCCTCGGCCAGTCCCGTGAGCACGCCATTGCCGAGGATATAGGCGCTGACGGCCACCACCACGATCCCGCCGCGCCGTCGCCAATCACCCCCGCGCCGCTCCGCCCTCCGTGACCAGAAAATGCCACCGATCAGCATCGCCCACATCCAGACATCGATGATAAAGATGCTGTCGCCATAGAACCAGTGCGACGAAAAGGGTTCGAGCAGCCGGATGCCATAGCTGTTGAGCCAATCGAACGCCGGGTGACTGAGCGTGCCGATCACCGCGAGCAGCAAGAGCTGCCACGGCCGCACCGGCGCGCGCGCCTCGGGCCGCTTGCCCCGTCGCGCCTGCCACCGGTCGAACGCGATCATCAGGCCGGTCAACAGCACCGGCAGAACGAGCATCGCGATCGGCCCATGCGTCAGCCCGCGCCGCATCTCGAGCGACTGAATGCCATAGACGCTGCACGCCGCGTCGATATCGGGGATGTTGGCCGCGATGATCAGCGTCGGCATACCCAGGCCCGACAGCTTTTTCAGCCCCGTCTGGCCCAGCGCAGCCCCGATCAGGCTGTGCGTCAGATTATCCATGGAAGAGCCGCCCTACGGTTAAGCCTCGCGCGGCTCCTTTTCGACCTGCCAGGTCTGGCCCTT
The genomic region above belongs to Sphingomonas sp. J315 and contains:
- a CDS encoding metal-dependent hydrolase, whose amino-acid sequence is MDNLTHSLIGAALGQTGLKKLSGLGMPTLIIAANIPDIDAACSVYGIQSLEMRRGLTHGPIAMLVLPVLLTGLMIAFDRWQARRGKRPEARAPVRPWQLLLLAVIGTLSHPAFDWLNSYGIRLLEPFSSHWFYGDSIFIIDVWMWAMLIGGIFWSRRAERRGGDWRRRGGIVVVAVSAYILGNGVLTGLAEARTAERVWTEHGIAPELVVANPVPIAFWQRETMWRGEGQRGRRVINLAEGMLPSIFALEVEAPAPIGMDDPRIAVAAERDPDVRAFLFWSRMPFAERQPDGSIMVWDQRFGHDVARGQFSVRIPPDGAVE